CAGCACGGGCACCCGGGCCTCTTCGAGCAGCGTCACCACGTTGGCGTGGTTGACGTGCCCGTACACGTCCATGTCCGACCATCGCGGCTGGACGTGGGAAACGAATGTCACCGCACCGTGCTCCGGATCTGGCGCGCGGCCACGGACAGCGTCGCGAGGTCGAGCCGCCCGGAACGGGTGATCTCGTCCAGCGCCACGCGCGCCCGCGAAAGCCGCGACGCGTTGGCTTTCTCCCATTGCTCGATCTGCTCGTCGACGGACAGGTCCTGGTCGCTGTGCCGCAGTGCGTCGAGCGCGATCGCGCGCAGGGAACCGTACACGTCGTCGCGCAGCGAGAGCCGGGCGAGGGCGTGCCAGCGGTTGCCGCGTTCCAGCGCGCTGATCTCGGTGAGCATCTTGTCGATGTCCAGGTGGTCCGACAGCGCGTAGTACAGCTCGGCGGTGTCGGCCGGGGTGTGCGTCGCGTCGAGCCCGACCTGCTGTTCGGCCAGCTCCGCCACCTCGACCACGTCGAGCAGGCCGTAGCTGTGCAGCAGCAGCGCGACGCGGCGGGCGAGATCGGCGGGCACGCCTTCCTCGGCCAGCGCGGCGGCGTCCTGCTCCACCGACTCCAGTTCGCGCCCGCGCAGCAGCTCGCCCAGCTTCGGGCCCAGTTCCGCGACCACCGGGCCGAACCGGTTGATCTCGGCCAGCGGCGCGAGCGGCTGCGGGCGGTTGGTGAGGAACCAGCGCGCGGCCCGGTCGAGCAGCCGCCGCGTCTCCAGCACCATCCGGTCCGCGACCGCGGTCGGCACCACGTTGTCCAGCGCGTCGATCTCCGCCCACAGCTTCGGCAGGTCGTAGACGTGCGTGACCACCGCGTACGCGCGCACCGCGTCGGTGGCGGTCGCGTTCATCTCCTCCATCAGGCGGTAGACGAACGAGATGCCGCCGCCGTCGACCAGCTCGTTGGTGATCAGCGTGGTGATGATCTGCCGGCGCAGCGGGTGCTGCGCGATCGCCGAGGCGAAGCGCTCCCGCAGCGGGGCCGGGAAGTACTCCGGCAGCCGGCGGGTGAACACCTCGGATTCGGGCAGGTCGGAGGCGAGCAGCTCGTCCTTGAGGTCGAGCTTCACGTGCGCGAGCAGCGTCGCCAGCTCCGGCGAGGTCAGGCCCTCGCCCGCCTTCTCCAGCGCGCGGAACTGCGACGGGGTCGGCAGCGCCTCCAGCTTGCGGTCGAACGCGCCCTTCGCGACCAGCGCGGACACCTGGCGCGCGTGCACCGACACCATCGGCCCGGCGTGCGCCCGGCTGACGCCGAGCACGGCGTTCTGCCGGTAGTTGTCCGCGAGCACGAGCGCGCCGACCTCGTCGGTCATCTCGCCGAGCAGCTCGTTCCGCCGCGCGTGCTCCAGTTCGCCGCCGGCCACCAGGTGGTCGAGCAGGATCTTGATGTTGACCTCGTGGTCGGAGCAGTCGACGCCGGCCGAGTTGTCGAGCGCGTCGGTGTTGATCTTGCCGCCGTTCCGGGCGAATTCGATCCGGCCGAGCTGGGTCAGGCCCAGGTTGCCGCCCTCGCCGACGACCTGCACGCGCAGCTGGTTGCCGTTGACGCGGATCGCGTCGTTGGCCTTGTCGCCCGCCGCGGCCTGGCTTTCGCTCTCGGCCTTGACGTAGGTGCCGATGCCGCCGTTCCACAGCAGTTCGACCGGGGCCAGCAGGATCGCCTGGATCAGGTCCATCGGCGCGAGCTTCGTGACGCCCTCGTCGAGGCCGAGCGCCTCGCGGACCTGCGGGGTGATCGGGATGGTCTTGGCCGAACGCGGGTAGATCCCGCCGCCCTCGCTGATCAGCGAACGGTCGTAGTCGTCCCACGAGCTGCGCGGCAGGTCGAACAGCCGCTTGCGCTCCTCGTAGGACGACGCGGCGTCCGGGTTCGGGTCGAGGAAGACGTGCATGTGGTTGAACGCCGCGACCAGCCGGATGTGCTGGGACAGCAGCATCCCGTTGCCGAAGACGTCGCCCATCATGTCGCCGATGCCGACGACGGTGAAGTCTTCGGTCTGGGTGTCCTTGCCCAGCTCGCGGAAGTGCCGCTTCACGCTCTCCCACGCACCCTTGGCGGTGATGCCCATGGCCTTGTGGTCGTAGCCGACCGAACCGCCGGAGGCGAACGCGTCGCCGAGCCAGAAGCCGTACTGCGCCGAGACCTCGTTGGCGATGTCGGAGAACTTCGCGGTGCCCTTGTCCGCCGCGACGACCAGGTAGCTGTCGTCGGCGTCGTGGCGCACCACGTTCGGCGCGGGCACGGTTTCGCCCTCGACGCGGTTGTCGGTGAGGTCCAGCAGGCCGGAGATGAACATCCGGTAGCAGGCGATGCCCTCGGCGAGCTGCGCGTCGCGGTCGACCCCGGCGTCGCCGGTCGGGACCGGCGGGCGCTTCACCACGAAGCCGCCCTTCGCGCCGACCGGCACGATCACCGCGTTCTTCACCGCCTGCGCCTTGACCAGGCCCAGGATCTCGGTGCGGAAGTCCTCCTGCCGGTCCGACCAGCGCAGGCCGCCGCGGGCGACCTCGCCGAACCGCAGGTGCACGCCCTCGACGCGCGGCGAGTACACGAAGATCTCGTACTTCGGGTGCGGTTCGGGCAGCTCCGGCACGCCGCTCGGGTCGAGCTTGAGCGCCAGGTACGGCCGCGGGTTCCCGTCGGCGTCGCGCACGTGGTAGTTCGTGCGCAGCGTCGCGTTGACGACCGCGAGCAGCCTGCGCAGGATCCGGTCCTCGTCGAGGCTCGTGACCTCGTCGATCATCGCGGAGATCTCGGCGGTCAGCGATTCCTCGTGCGTTTTCCGGTCCACATCGGACAGTTGCGGATCGCAGCGGGTTTCGAAGAGCCGCAGCAGTTTCGTCGCGACCTCGGTGTGCTTGACGACCGTGTTCTGGATGTAGGCCTGGGAAAACGGGCTGCGCGCCTGCTGCAGGTACCGCGAGTACGCCCGCAGCACCGCGGCCTGGCGCCAGGTGAGCCCGGCGCGAAGGACGAGACCGTTGAGGCCGTCGACCTCGGCGTCGCCGCGCCACGCGGCGTGGAACGCGTCCTGGAACCGCTCGCGCACCTCGACCGCCGCGGCTTCGTCGGCTTCTTCGAGGCCCTTCTTGTCGACGCGCAGGCCGAAGTCGTAGATCCAGCTGGCCCCGCCGTCCTCGCGGAACAGCTCGTACGGCCGCTCGTCCACCACCTCGACGCCCATCGCCTGCAGCACCGGCAGCACCTTGGACAGGGTGACGCCCTCGCCGCGCAGGTAGAGCTTGAACCGCCGCTCGCCGGGTTCGGCGTCGGAGGGCAGGTAGAACGACAGCGCGAGGTCGCCCTCGTCGGCGAGGGTGTCGAGCTTGGCCAGGTCGGCCAGCGCGTCCTCGGCGGTGAAATCTTCCTTGTACGCCTCGGGGAACACCGCGCCGAAGCGCTGGCCCCGGTCGACCGCGGACTCCTCGCCCATCATCCCGATCGGGCCGCCGTCGCCGACGCGCTCGCGGCGTTCGGCGATGATGGCCTCGACCAGCCGGTCGTCCCAGCTGCGCACGACGGTGTTCAGGCGCTCCTGGATCCGCAGCGTGTCCGGCTCGAGCACGTTCGACGGGTCGGTGTGCACCATGAAGTGCACCTGCGCCAGCAGCGTCTCGCCGACGCGCGCGCTGTACTCCAGCTGCGTACCCTCGAGTTCTTCCAGCAGCACTTCCTGCATCGCCAGCCGCGAGCGCGTGGTGTAGCGGTCGCGCGGCAGGTAGACCAGGCAGGAGTAGAAGCGGCCGTACGGGTCGCGGCGCAGGAACAGCCGCAGCCGGCGGCGGTCGGACAGCGTGATCGCGCCGGTGGTCGTGTAGAAGAGCGAATCGGCGTCCGCGGAGAACAGGTCCGCGCGCGGCCAGTTCTGCAGTACCTCCAGCATCCGCTGGCCGGAGAACGACTCCATCGGGAACCCGGCGCGGTGGATCACCTCGCGCACGCGCCGGCCCACCACCGGGATGTCGAGCACGTTCTCGTGCAGCGCGGTGGTGGTGAACATGCCGAGGAACCGGTGCTCGCCGGTGACCTTGCCGTGCTCGTCGAACGTCTTCACGCCGACGTAATACGGATAAACCGGACGGTGCACCGTGCTCGGCGCGCTGGCCTGGGTGAGCACGAGCAGCGACGGCGCGAGCGCGTCGACCGAGCTGTCCGGCCCCGCGGTGAGGCTGCGCGCGGCGAGGCTGTCCTGGCGCAGCACGCCGAGCCCGGACGCGAGGACCGCGCGCAGGGCGGGCTCGTCGCTGTCCGGCTGCGCGCCGTCGACCAGTTCGTACTTGCGGTAGCCGAGGAAGGTGAAGTGGCCGTCGGCGAGCCAGCGCAGCAGGCGCGCGCCCTCGGTGACCTCGTCGGTGTCCAGCTTCGGCGGGTGCTGCTCCAGCGTTTCCGCGAGCGAGCAGGCCGTCTGCGCCATCTTCTCGGCGTCCTCGACGACCTCGCGCACGTCGCCCAGCACGGACGTCAGCCGGTTGTCCAGCTCGCGCGCCCGCTGCGGGTCGGTGACGAGGTCGATCTCCACCAGCATCCACGATTCCGCGGACGCGCCGGCGGGCGGTTCGGCCGGGTCGGCGTCGAGGTGCAGGCCCTCCAGCTCGCCGGTCAGGCCGCGGCTCACCACCACGATCGGGTGCACGATGCGCTGCACCTGCACGCCGTCGCGGGCGAACTCCGCGGTGACGCTGTCCACGAGGTAGGGCATGTCGTCGGTGACCACCTGCACGACGGTCGCGTCGCGCGTCCAGCCGTCCTCGGCGGTCGTCGGGTTCAGCAGGCGGACCGCCGGGCGTCCGGGCATGCGCTTCTTCGCCAGCTGCAGGTGCGAACGCACCGCGCCGACGAGCGCCGCCGGATCGTCGCCGACGATCTCGTCGGCCGGGATGTGCCGGTAGTACAAGCGGATCAGGTCCGCGATCTCCGGTGCCTGCGCCGCGGCGGTGTCGATCAGCTCGTCCCGGATCTGCTCCGGGCTGGCCGTCGTGCGGCGGGCGGCGCCGGCTTCGGTGCCGACATCGGGCGGGGACGAGACTCCCGTCGAGCTCATTGAGCAACTCTCCAGTGTGCGAGACCGAGATGCGTCCGTCACCACAACGTGCCGGACATCCCTCACCCTAATCCGCCCTGAGACGCCCCCGTGCGCGGCGGGGAAAGACTTAAGGTTCGTTTCCGGGGTCCCCGGCGACGGGCTCGCGCGGGATCGGTTCAGCTACCGGCGGGTTCGATCCGGGCGGTTTTCGGCAAAAGGCTTGGCACGAGGCCGGAGCGCGGGTTTTCCCGGCGCGGCGGCCGCTTCGGGATCGGTTCAGTGGCCGTATCGCCCGCGGCGAGAACCGAAAAGGTTGCGTCCCTCTCCTGCGAGAATTCCCACCCGTACGGGCTAATTCTTCCGTTGCTGAGCGAGCCGAGGTTCCAGGATGGGGCACTCGCCGAGTGCTCGCAGATCGGCGGGCCTCGGCGGCTTGTGCCGCATAATCCCGGGCCGCGTCCGCCCAGTGAGCGGGAAATCGCTTGGCGCAACGCGGAAAACGCGGCGAGCTACCGAAGCGTCTTCGCTCGCGCAGAGGTCCGTGAGGGGAACCCTGAGGGACTCTGATTCCCGGAGGGTTCCCCTCACGGACCTCTCCGGAGCCGCGGGCTGCTCCGCACCGGGGCGCAATTCCCTGTCCCGCCGCGGAATCCGCCCGGGCGGGCCAGCGTTTCCCCTGCGGCGCAAGAAATTCCGGCGCGCGTCAGTCGCCGTTGTTGCGGTGCCGGTCCGCGGTCGCGCGGCCGTTGATCGGCTTCGGTTCGTCGTTCGGGCCGAGGCGTTTCACCAGCGCGGCCGCGCTCGCGGTGCCCGCCTGGTGTTCGGCGAGGGCGCGGGCGAGCAGTTCCGCGAGACCGGCGTCCGGCGGCGGCTCGTCCTCCGCGATGGCGCGCGCGTAGCCCTCCGGGAACGGCTGCTCCGACGGCGTCCACGCGTCGATGTCCGACAGCGGGTCCAGCGCGGGCGGCATCCGCAAGAGCGGCAGCCAGGGCTCCTCGACCGGTTCCGGCTCCTCCGGACGCGGCGCGGGGGCCAGCTCCGGTTCGTCCTTCGCCTCGGCTTCCGGTTCCGCGGCGGACTCGGGACGTCCGGGCTCGTCGGCCCGGCGCCGTCCGCCGCCCCCGCCGGTCGCGGTGATGCCCAGCCGGTCGAGCACGGACTTCGCGGCGACCGATCCGTGTTCGGCGTCGTGCCGGGTCTTGCGTCCGCGCGTGTCGCGGCGGGCCGCTTCCTCCTGCGCCCATTCCGCGCTTTCCCACAGCGGCGCGGCGGGCTCGTCCGCGGGAGCCGGGGCGAGCGGCAGCTCCGGCAGGA
The nucleotide sequence above comes from Amycolatopsis sp. AA4. Encoded proteins:
- a CDS encoding NAD-glutamate dehydrogenase, whose protein sequence is MSSTGVSSPPDVGTEAGAARRTTASPEQIRDELIDTAAAQAPEIADLIRLYYRHIPADEIVGDDPAALVGAVRSHLQLAKKRMPGRPAVRLLNPTTAEDGWTRDATVVQVVTDDMPYLVDSVTAEFARDGVQVQRIVHPIVVVSRGLTGELEGLHLDADPAEPPAGASAESWMLVEIDLVTDPQRARELDNRLTSVLGDVREVVEDAEKMAQTACSLAETLEQHPPKLDTDEVTEGARLLRWLADGHFTFLGYRKYELVDGAQPDSDEPALRAVLASGLGVLRQDSLAARSLTAGPDSSVDALAPSLLVLTQASAPSTVHRPVYPYYVGVKTFDEHGKVTGEHRFLGMFTTTALHENVLDIPVVGRRVREVIHRAGFPMESFSGQRMLEVLQNWPRADLFSADADSLFYTTTGAITLSDRRRLRLFLRRDPYGRFYSCLVYLPRDRYTTRSRLAMQEVLLEELEGTQLEYSARVGETLLAQVHFMVHTDPSNVLEPDTLRIQERLNTVVRSWDDRLVEAIIAERRERVGDGGPIGMMGEESAVDRGQRFGAVFPEAYKEDFTAEDALADLAKLDTLADEGDLALSFYLPSDAEPGERRFKLYLRGEGVTLSKVLPVLQAMGVEVVDERPYELFREDGGASWIYDFGLRVDKKGLEEADEAAAVEVRERFQDAFHAAWRGDAEVDGLNGLVLRAGLTWRQAAVLRAYSRYLQQARSPFSQAYIQNTVVKHTEVATKLLRLFETRCDPQLSDVDRKTHEESLTAEISAMIDEVTSLDEDRILRRLLAVVNATLRTNYHVRDADGNPRPYLALKLDPSGVPELPEPHPKYEIFVYSPRVEGVHLRFGEVARGGLRWSDRQEDFRTEILGLVKAQAVKNAVIVPVGAKGGFVVKRPPVPTGDAGVDRDAQLAEGIACYRMFISGLLDLTDNRVEGETVPAPNVVRHDADDSYLVVAADKGTAKFSDIANEVSAQYGFWLGDAFASGGSVGYDHKAMGITAKGAWESVKRHFRELGKDTQTEDFTVVGIGDMMGDVFGNGMLLSQHIRLVAAFNHMHVFLDPNPDAASSYEERKRLFDLPRSSWDDYDRSLISEGGGIYPRSAKTIPITPQVREALGLDEGVTKLAPMDLIQAILLAPVELLWNGGIGTYVKAESESQAAAGDKANDAIRVNGNQLRVQVVGEGGNLGLTQLGRIEFARNGGKINTDALDNSAGVDCSDHEVNIKILLDHLVAGGELEHARRNELLGEMTDEVGALVLADNYRQNAVLGVSRAHAGPMVSVHARQVSALVAKGAFDRKLEALPTPSQFRALEKAGEGLTSPELATLLAHVKLDLKDELLASDLPESEVFTRRLPEYFPAPLRERFASAIAQHPLRRQIITTLITNELVDGGGISFVYRLMEEMNATATDAVRAYAVVTHVYDLPKLWAEIDALDNVVPTAVADRMVLETRRLLDRAARWFLTNRPQPLAPLAEINRFGPVVAELGPKLGELLRGRELESVEQDAAALAEEGVPADLARRVALLLHSYGLLDVVEVAELAEQQVGLDATHTPADTAELYYALSDHLDIDKMLTEISALERGNRWHALARLSLRDDVYGSLRAIALDALRHSDQDLSVDEQIEQWEKANASRLSRARVALDEITRSGRLDLATLSVAARQIRSTVR